In the genome of Fructilactobacillus hinvesii, the window AAAGGTTCAACACTTGGCACCCGCAGGTCTTTGGGGCTTAAATTTTATTGTCATCAAGAAGAAATCAAAAATAGCTTTACTTATTCCTTCAGTAATGGTCCTTTAGAAGGAATTAATAACAAAATCAAAGTCATAAATAGAACCGCTGATGGTCATCGTAGTTTCAAGAATTTCAGACTTAGAATTCTCATCTCATTTTCAAACAACTATTTCTCAAAAAATTATAAACAAAAAGCGACAGAATCGATTAAGGATTCCATCGCCTAGTGTCAGACTCATTTATTAAATGATCTACTCATCAGTACCATTTGACAAAGAGCCAAAAATGACAGCCTTGTTTATTATTTAGTTTTTTTATCCATCTCATAAGTCAGATACAAATTAGTAGGACTTACTTCCGGATAATTTCCGTACAATTCATGATTTCGATACGTAGGATTATCTTGATCAGCATGACTATATTGATATCCATCAATTTCTGGAATTTGTTTTGTATAATCCCATTTAGTCCCAACTTTACCGGTTAACTTCTTTGGTTGTGCAATTTCATTTCCATTTTCATCATGGAAATAAACTTTAACAACTCCCGCTGGCGCATAAGTTAAATAAACATTAGTTGGGCCTACCGCTGGATAATTTCCATACAGTTCATGATTTTGATACGTTGGGTTGTCTTGATCAGCGTGGTCATATTGATATCCGTTAATTTCTGGAATCCACTTTGTATAGTTCCAAGGAGTCCCCACATCATAATTCCAAGCAAAATGATCATGACCATCATTGGTTTGCAATTGCTTCCCATTTTCATCATGGAAGTAGAAGTTAACCGTCCCAGTTTTATGATAAGTCAGATAAACATCAGTGGGACCTACAGCTGGATAATTTCCAGATAGTTCATGATTTTGATACGTTGGATTATATTGATCGGCATGATCATAACGATAACCATTAATTTCTGGAATCCAGTTATGATAATCCCATGGAGTTGACACATCGCCCTGCCAAACAAATTCACTCTTACCATCGTTAGTCTTAATTTCATTCCCATCTTGATCATGGAAGTGGAACCGAACTATTCCAGGTACATTTCTAGCATAAGTTAAGTAAACGTTAGTGGGACCTACAGCTGGATAATTTCCATACAGTTCATGATTTTGATACGTTGGGTTGTATTGATCAGCATGATCATAGCGATAGCCATTAATTTCTGGAATCCAGTTTTTGTAGTCCCATGGAGTGCCAATGTCATAATTCCAAGCAAAATGATCATGACCATCATTAGTTTGCAACGGATTTCCATTCTCATCATGGAAATAGAAGTTAACCGTTCCAGTCTTACGATAAGTCAGATAAACATCAGTGGGACCTACAGCTGGATAATTTCCATACAATTCATGGTTTTGGTAAGTTGGATTGTATTGATCAGCATGATCATAACGATAACCGTTAATTTCTGGAATCCATCTCCGGTAATCCCACGGTGTAGCTATATTTCCTTGCCAAACAAATTCATTCTGACCGTCGTTAGTTTTAATTTCATTCCCATCTTGATCATGGAAGTGGAACCGAACTATTCCAGGTATATTTCTAGCATAAGTTAAGTAAACGTTAGTGGGACCAACTGCTGGATAGTTTCCGTACAATTCATGGTTTTGATACGTTGGATTATATTGATCAGCATGTGAGTACCAGTAACCACTAATTGCAGGAATCCAATTCTTGTAATTCCACGGCGTACTAACATCATAAATCCAAGTAAAGTGATCATGACCATCATTAGTTTGCAATGGATTTCCATTTTCATCATGGAAGTAAAAATTAACTTCTCCTTGCTTATGGTACGTTAAGTAAACATCTGTTGGTCCTTCTGCTGGGTAATTACCATATA includes:
- a CDS encoding transposase, coding for MGLKFYCHQEEIKNSFTYSFSNGPLEGINNKIKVINRTADGHRSFKNFRLRILISFSNNYFSKNYKQKATESIKDSIA